One Silene latifolia isolate original U9 population chromosome 4, ASM4854445v1, whole genome shotgun sequence DNA segment encodes these proteins:
- the LOC141651766 gene encoding uncharacterized protein LOC141651766, whose translation MFLFDGKPVIVRPWEPNTKITKVSVKTVPIWVKLVGLDLKFWGAKCLEKLASLIGKFVRVDDLTLDRTLLGFARVMVEVGIDQIFPEKINFLDELGQNVTVAVEYDWLPVTCTKCKGIGHKEAQCRKGMGWNSRPAKEMRQPPNDRF comes from the coding sequence ATGTTTCTATTTGATGGTAAGCCGGTGATAGTGCGTCCTTGGGAGCCAAATACCAAAATCACCAAAGTCTCGGTTAAAACAGTTCCTATCTGGGTGAAATTGGTGGGTTTGGACCTGAAATTCTGGGGGGCTAAATGTTTGGAAAAATTGGCATCTCTGATAGGAAAATTTGTCAGAGTTGATGATCTTACTTTGGACAGAACCTTGTTAGGCTTTGCTAGAGTGATGGTTGAGGTAGGGATTGACCAAATTTTTCCAGAGAAGATCAATTTTCTGGATGAATTGGGACAGAATGTGACTGTGGCAGTTGAATATGACTGGCTACCTGTGACTTGTACTAAATGTAAAGGTATAGGTCATAAGGAAGCCCAGTGCAGAAAAGGGATGGGATGGAATAGCAGACCTGCCAAAGAAATGAGGCAACCACCTAATGACAGGTTTTGA